From Mustela nigripes isolate SB6536 chromosome 13, MUSNIG.SB6536, whole genome shotgun sequence, one genomic window encodes:
- the LOC131999908 gene encoding DNA damage-binding protein 1-like has product MSYNYVVTAQKPTAVNGCMTGHFTSAEDLNLLIAKNTRLEIYVVTAEGLRPVKEVGMYGKIAVMELFRPKGESKDLLFILTAKYNACILEYKQSGESIDIITRAHGNVQDRIGRPSETGIIGIIDPECRMIGLRLYDGLFKVIPLDQDNKELKAFNIRLKELHVIDVKFLYGCQAPTICFVYQDPQGWHVKTYEVSLREKEFNKGPWKQENVEAEASMVIAVPEPFGGAIIIGQESITYHNGDKYLAIAPPIIKQSTIVCHNRVDPNGSRYLLGDMEGRLFMLLLEKEEQMDGTVTLKDLHVELLGETSIAECLTYLDNGVVFVGSRLGDSQLVKLNVDSNEQGSYVVAMETFTNLGPIVDMCVVDLERQGQGQLVTCSGAFKEGSLRIIWNGIGIHEHASIDLPGIKGLWPLRSDPNRETDDTLVLSFVGQTRVLMLNGEEVEETELMGFVDDQQTFFCGNVAHQQLIQITSASVRLVSQEPKALVSEWKEPQGKNISVASCNSSQVVVAVGRALYYLQIHPQELWQISHTEMEHEVACLDITPLGDSNGLSPLCAIGLWTDISARILKLPSFELLHKEMLGGEIIPRSILMTTFESSHYLLCALGDGALFYFGLNIETGLLSDRKKVTLGTQPTVLRTFRSLSTTNVFACSDRPTVIYSSNHKLVFSNVNLKEVNYMYPLNSDGYPDSLALANNSTLTIGTIDEIQKLHIRTVPLYESPRKICYQEVSQCFGVLSSRIEVQDTSGGTTALRPSASTQALSSSVSSSKLFSSSTAPHETSFGEEVEVHNLLIIDQHTFEVLHAHQFLQNEYALSLVSCKLGKDPNTYFIVGTAMVYPEEAEPKQGRIVVFQYSDGKLQTVAEKEVKGAVYSMVEFNGKLLASINSTVRLYEWTTEKELRMECNHYNNIMALYLKTKGNFILVGDLMRSVLLLAYKPMEGNFEEIAGDFNPNWMSAVEILDDDNFLGAENAFNLFVCQKDSAATTDEERQHLQEVGLFHLGEFVNVFCLGSLVMQNLGETSTPTQGSVLFGTVNGMIGLVTSLSESWYNLLLDMQNRLNKVIKSMGKIEHSFWRSFHTERKTEPATGFIDGDLIESFLDISQPKMQEVVANLQYDDGSGMKREATADDLIKVVEELTRIH; this is encoded by the coding sequence ATGTCGTACAACTACGTGGTAACGGCGCAGAAGCCCACCGCCGTGAACGGCTGCATGACCGGACACTTTACTTCAGCTGAAGACTTGAACCTGTTGATTGCCAAAAACACGAGGTTAGAGATCTATGTGGTCACTGCTGAGGGTCTTCGCCCCGTCAAAGAGGTGGGCATGTATGGGAAGATTGCAGTCATGGAGCTTTTCAGGCCCAAGGGGGAGAGCAAGGACCTACTGTTTATCCTAACAGCTAAATACAACGCCTGCATCCTGGAATATAAGCAGAGTGGCGAGAGCATTGATATCATAACACGAGCCCATGGCAATGTCCAGGACCGTATTGGCCGCCCCTCAGAGACCGGCATTATTGGCATCATCGACCCTGAGTGCCGGATGATTGGCCTGCGACTCTATGATGGCCTTTTCAAGGTTATTCCGTTAGACCAGGACAATAAAGAGCTCAAGGCCTTTAACATCCGCCTCAAGGAACTGCATGTCATCGACGTCAAGTTCCTATATGGTTGCCAGGCACCTACCATCTGCTTTGTCTACCAGGACCCTCAGGGGTGGCACGTGAAAACCTATGAGGTGTCTCTCCGTGAGAAGGAGTTCAATAAGGGCCCTTGGAAACAGGAGAACGTAGAAGCTGAAGCTTCCATGGTGATTGCAGTCCCAGAGCCCTTCGGAGGGGCCATCATCATTGGACAGGAGTCCATCACCTACCACAATGGAGATAAATACCTGGCGATTGCCCCTCCTATCATCAAGCAAAGCACAATTGTGTGTCACAATCGTGTGGACCCCAATGGTTCCCGCTATCTGCTGGGAGACATGGAAGGACGGCTCTTCATGCTGCTTctggagaaggaggaacagaTGGATGGCACCGTCACCCTCAAAGATCTCCATGTGGAGCTCCTCGGAGAGACCTCTATTGCTGAATGCTTGACATACCTCGATAACGGTGTTGTGTTCGTTGGGTCTCGCCTTGGGGACTCCCAGCTTGTGAAGCTGAACGTTGACAGCAATGAACAAGGCTCCTATGTAGTGGCCATGGAAACCTTCACCAATTTAGGACCCATTGTGGACATGTGCGTGGTGGATctggagaggcaggggcaggggcagctggTTACTTGCTCCGGGGCTTTCAAGGAAGGTTCCTTGAGAATCATCTGGAATGGAATTGGAATCCATGAGCATGCCAGCATTGACTTACCAGGCATCAAAGGTCTGTGGCCGCTGCGGTCTGACCCTAACCGGGAGACTGATGACACTCTGGTGCTCTCTTTTGTGGGCCAGACAAGAGTTCTCATGTTAAACGGAGAAGAGGTGGAAGAAACCGAACTGATGGGTTTCGTGGATGATCAGCAGACTTTCTTCTGTGGCAATGTGGCTCACCAGCAACTCATCCAGATCACTTCAGCATCTGTGAGGTTGGTCTCTCAGGAACCCAAAGCTCTGGTCAGTGAGTGGAAAGAGCCTCAGGGCAAGAACATCAGTGTGGCCTCCTGCAACAGCAGCCAGGTGGTCGTAGCGGTGGGAAGGGCCCTCTACTACCTGCAGATCCATCCTCAGGAGCTCTGGCAGATCAGCCATACAGAGATGGAACACGAAGTGGCCTGCTTGGACATCACCCCGCTGGGCGATAGCAATGGGCTGTCCCCTCTTTGTGCCATTGGCCTCTGGACAGACATCTCGGCGCGTATCTTGAAGCTGCCCTCTTTTGAGCTACTGCACAAAGAGATGCTGGGTGGAGAGATCATTCCTCGCTCCATCCTGATGACCACTTTTGAGAGTAGCCACTACCTCCTTTGTGCCTTGGGAGATGGGGCACTTTTCTACTTCGGACTCAACATTGAGACAGGCCTGTTGAGCGACCGTAAGAAGGTGACCCTGGGCACCCAGCCCACGGTGTTGAGGACTTTCCGTTCTCTTTCTACCACCAACGTCTTTGCTTGCTCTGACCGCCCCACTGTCATCTACAGCAGCAACCACAAATTGGTCTTCTCCAATGTCAACCTCAAGGAAGTCAACTACATGTATCCCCTCAATTCTGATGGCTATCCTGACAGCCTGGCACTGGCCAACAACAGCACCCTCACCATTGGCACCATTGACGAGATCCAGAAGCTGCATATCCGCACGGTTCCCCTCTATGAGTCTCCCAGGAAGATCTGCTATCAGGAAGTGTCCCAGTGCTTCGGGGTCCTCTCCAGCCGTATCGAAGTCCAGGACACGAGTGGCGGCACCACGGCCCTGAGGCCCAGTGCCAGCACCCAGGCCCTGTCCAGCAGTGTCAGCTCCAGCAAGCTGTTCTCCAGCAGCACCGCGCCGCATGAGACCTCCTTCGGAGAGGAGGTGGAGGTGCACAACCTCCTCATCATTGACCAGCACACCTTCGAAGTGCTTCATGCCCACCAGTTTCTGCAGAATGAGTATGCCCTCAGCCTGGTCTCCTGCAAGCTGGGCAAAGACCCCAACACGTACTTCATCGTGGGCACGGCCATGGTGTATCCCGAAGAGGCGGAGCCCAAGCAGGGTCGCATCGTGGTCTTTCAGTATTCCGATGGAAAACTACAGACTGTGGCTGAGAAGGAAGTGAAGGGAGCCGTGTACTCCATGGTGGAATTTAACGGGAAGCTGTTAGCCAGCATCAACAGCACGGTGCGGCTTTATGAGTGGACAACAGAAAAGGAGCTTCGCATGGAGTGCAATCACTACAACAACATCATGGCCCTCTACCTGAAGACCAAGGGCAACTTCATCCTGGTGGGTGACCTGATGCGCTCAGTGCTGCTGCTTGCCTACAAGCCCATGGAGGGGAACTTTGAAGAGATCGCTGGAGACTTTAATCCTAACTGGATGAGTGCTGTGGAGATCTTGGATGATGACAATTTCCTGGGGGCCGAAAATGCCTTTAACTTGTTTGTGTGTCAGAAGGATAGTGCTGCCACCACCGATGAGGAGCGGCAACACCTCCAGGAAGTCGGTCTCTTCCACCTGGGAGAGTTTGTCAACGTCTTTTGTCTCGGCTCTCTGGTCATGCAGAACCTGGGCGAGACTTCCACCCCCACGCAGGGCTCGGTGCTCTTTGGCACAGTCAACGGCATGATTGGGCTGGTGACCTCGCTGTCCGAGAGCTGGTACAATCTCCTGTTGGACATGCAGAACCGACTCAATAAAGTCATCAAGAGCATGGGCAAGATCGAGCACTCTTTCTGGAGATCTTTTCATACTGAGCGAAAGACAGAACCCGCCACGGGCTTCATTGATGGAGACTTGATTGAGAGTTTCCTGGACATCAGCCAGCCCAAGATGCAGGAGGTGGTGGCAAACCTACAGTATGATGATGGCAGCGGGATGAAGCGAGAGGCCACCGCAGATGACCTGATCAAGGTTGTGGAGGAGCTGACGCGGATCCATTAG